The region ACGATTCTTTTATCTAAATACTAAAATATAACGACATGAAGACCAAAGAAGAGATTGTTGAGAATTGGCTTCCCCGGTACACCGGGCTAAAACTCGAAGATTTCGGGTCTCACATACTGCTTACAAACTTTCGAGGTTATCTAGAACTTTTTGCCAAGTTCATGGATGTTCAAATAGTAAACCCTCATGCCAACATGCCCTGTGCAACGGCCAATGGAATAACTATGATTGACTTTGGAATGGGAAGCCCCAACGCAGCAACTATTATGGACCTTTTAAGTGCCGTAAAACCTAAAGCAGTTCTTTTCTTGGGCAAATGTGGCGGACTGAAAAAGAAAAATGAGGTGGGCGATTTTATAATTCCTATCGCTGCGATTCGTCACGAAGGAACCTCTAACGACTACATGCCCCCCGAAGTTCCCGCCCTTCCTGCATTTACTTTACAACGTGTTGTTTCCTCAACCATTCGAAATCACCAGCGCGACTACTGGACTGGCACTGTTGTTACAGCCAACCGCAGAGTATGGGAGTACGACGAAGAGTTCAAGGAGTATCTTCGAAAAACCAGAGCAATGGCTATAGATATGGAAACCGCCACTATATTTACAGTTGGTTTCTATAACGAAATTCCATCTGGGGCTTTACTGCTAGTAACCGATCAACCCATGATTTCAGAAGGGGTTAAAACTACCGAAAGCGATAAAAAGGTAGATAACCTGTTTGTAGAGGAGCAAATAAAGGTTGGGATTGAGTCAATGAAACGATTAATAAACAATAGTGAATCAGTAAAGCATCTCCGTTTCTAAATAATGGCAAAACAGAACTTAACACTCGACTCATACGTCAAAATCCTAGATGAACTTAAAAATAAAATTTTTAAGCCCATCTATTTCCTTACTGGCGATGAAGCATACTATATCGATAAAATATCGGATTATATTTCCGATAATGTACTTACTGAGGAAGAAAAAGCTTTTAATCAATCTATAATTTACGGAAAGGACATTTCTGTTGCCGATGTAATTAACTCGGCACGGAGGTTTCCGATGTCGTCGAACTACCAGGTTATTATTGTCAAGGAAGCTCAGAATATCAAAAACCTATCTGAACTGGAAATATACCTTAAAGCGCCCCAACCATCAACAATTCTTGTTATTTGCCATAAACCAAAATCAGATGGGAAAGGGAAATCGGATAGGCTAACCAAGGTAACCAACCTCGTTAAGCAAAAAGGGGTTTTCTTCGAGTCAAAAAAACTTTACGATTACCAGATTCCCGATTGGATAATCAACTATTTGAAACAAAAAGGGATAAAGATTGATTTGGTTGCTGCGAATCTTCTGAATGAGTATCTGGGTAACGACTTAAGTAAAATTTCGCATGAATTGGAGAAATTGATCATTACCCTACCGCCGGATAACAAGCAAATTACAAGCCAAAACATAGAGCAAAACATTGGAATTAGTAAGGATTTCAATCGTTTTGAGTTGACAAAAGCTTTAGGCGAGAAAAATGTGCTTAAGGCAAACCGCATTGTCGATTACTTTGCCCATAATGCCAATGCAAATCCATTCGTTCTTACAATATCGGCCATTCACCAATACTTTGTAAAGATTTTCCGTTTACATTTCCTCAAGGATAAAAGTAAAGAAAGTATTGCCCGAGAACTGGGCATAAACCCTTTTTTTACTGGGGAGTACGAAAATGCAATTAAAAAATACGATCCCAAAAAATGCATCGAAATTTTTGCGATTCTTAGGGATTACGATATGCGTTCGAAAGGTGTAAACAACAACACAACCGATCACGGCGAACTTTTAAGAGAGTTAGTTTTCAAAATCCTACATTAATATGACCTATCTGATTATTGCGGTCACAGTTGTAATATCGCTCCTAGCATTTGGAGAAAACAACTTGATGAAGCGGTTACTTCTTAGTCCTTACAGGGTATTCAAGTATAAAGAATGGTATAGGTTGATAACTCATGCTTTTGTGCATGCTGGGTTTGTGCATTTGTTCATAAACATGTTTGTACTGCTCTCGTTTGGAATGGCCGTTGAGCATTGGCTTACACAACTTAAAATA is a window of Tenuifilaceae bacterium CYCD DNA encoding:
- a CDS encoding DNA polymerase III subunit delta, with the translated sequence MAKQNLTLDSYVKILDELKNKIFKPIYFLTGDEAYYIDKISDYISDNVLTEEEKAFNQSIIYGKDISVADVINSARRFPMSSNYQVIIVKEAQNIKNLSELEIYLKAPQPSTILVICHKPKSDGKGKSDRLTKVTNLVKQKGVFFESKKLYDYQIPDWIINYLKQKGIKIDLVAANLLNEYLGNDLSKISHELEKLIITLPPDNKQITSQNIEQNIGISKDFNRFELTKALGEKNVLKANRIVDYFAHNANANPFVLTISAIHQYFVKIFRLHFLKDKSKESIARELGINPFFTGEYENAIKKYDPKKCIEIFAILRDYDMRSKGVNNNTTDHGELLRELVFKILH
- a CDS encoding AMP nucleosidase — protein: MKTKEEIVENWLPRYTGLKLEDFGSHILLTNFRGYLELFAKFMDVQIVNPHANMPCATANGITMIDFGMGSPNAATIMDLLSAVKPKAVLFLGKCGGLKKKNEVGDFIIPIAAIRHEGTSNDYMPPEVPALPAFTLQRVVSSTIRNHQRDYWTGTVVTANRRVWEYDEEFKEYLRKTRAMAIDMETATIFTVGFYNEIPSGALLLVTDQPMISEGVKTTESDKKVDNLFVEEQIKVGIESMKRLINNSESVKHLRF